CTGCATGCGTTCTTGAGGACATGCTAATCTCACCCGGCTTCCCGAATCCCTTGCCCTCGGCTACGGTTCAGAATGAGGGATAGAACCTCAAGAGACAGACGCGCCTTCCACATCCTGTTATCGAGTCGAAGGGAGAACTCTCTTTCCCTTTCCTGGACGACGAAGTCGAATCCGTACTCCACATCCATGAGGACAGTGGGTTCTGCAGGAGCGATGCCGAAATCCCCGCCTTCACCCTGAAGCGCCCTCTCGACGTCAGCCAGTGTCAACTGTCCCGAGGCAACGTGCTCCATGACCCACGCGACCTTGCGAACCATCCCTCTCAGAAAGCTCTCACCCCAGATGTCCAGAGTCGTGAAACTCCGATTCCCACTCACTTCGATCTTGTCTATTCTTCGAACGGGCGATCTCTCGTCTCGATACGCAAACGAGGTGAAGTTATGTTGACCAATGAATGGACGGGAGGCCTTCCTCAGGCCCTCCGGGCTCACGCGAGGAGGGAAGTAGTATCTGTACCATCTCCTGACCGCATGTCTGGGGTTGAATCCCTCTGACACTGCGGCGTAACCCCAGACCCAGATGTCCAGAACCTTGGAGTTCAGAGCTCGAGGAAGCTCTTCCAGCCTGAACTCCGTGTTGAGGGCGAGCACGTTTCCGATCGCACTTACACCCGAATCCGTTCTGCTACTGCTCCTAAACAAGGAATCCTCAGTGGAGTCCATTGCACCGAGAGAAATGAGAGCTTTCAACAATTCACCCTCCACGGTCCTTACGTCTGGCTGTCTCTGGTATCCGTGGAAGTACGTTCCATCGTAGGCGAACTTGATGGCCACTCGCATCACAACAATATTAGTCGGTTAGTATATACCGATAATCATGCCGGATTTTGAGGTAGTTCTCGTAGAGCCGAAGATACCGGGTAACATCGGAGCCGTGGCCCGGGCGATGAAGAACTTCGGGATGGAGAAACTCGTTCTTGTCAATCCCTGTGAGATCGGGGAGGAAGCAGTCAAGCGGGCGAAGTGGGGGAAGGACGTGCTATACTCCGCAAGAACTGTCGACACCTTGGAGGAAGCACTGTCCTCAGCGGACTTCGTCATCGGATCATCATCTGTTGACACCGACAGCGAGAGGAAGTTCGCCAGGATCTCTGCGGACCCGAGGGAATCGGTCGAGAAGATCGCCGACCTCGATGGTGCCGTTGCCCTCCTCTTCGGAAGAGAAGACTACGGGCTTCTGAAGGACGAAATCGCGAAGTGCGACATTCTTGTCAAGATTCCCGCGAACGAGGAATACCCAGTCCTGAACATCTCACACGCGGTCACTGTGATCCTGTACGAGATCTACCTGTCGAAGGCATCGAAAAAAGGAACCACGGAAGCCTCTGGCAGGGAGAAGGAGTTGTTGTTTGAGGCCTTCGGACGGCTGCTGAACACCATCAACTATCCGGAGCACAAGAAGAAGAGGACATCGGTGATGTTCAGAAGAATGATGGGCAGGGCGGTTCCTTCGAAATGGGAATACCATGCACTTATGGGCGTTCTCTCTCGGGCCGCCAAGCGTCGGGAATGATCAGCACTCTATGCCGAGCGCATGATTGACCCACTGGCTATACCCTCATTTTGACACTCGAAAACGGGTCTAGGGTACTGGCTCATTTCGGGACCTGCTGGTGAATGCGCATAGCCAGACCATGTTATCATAACTCCATCCGCTTGTAGCCTACCGGAACCCTGTCGAATTTTGTGTGTGTGTGTGTGTGTGTGTGTGCTGTAGTAGTAGGTATCGTGCGGTGATCCGCTACATACATACATACGTAAAGGGACTGGAAGCATCGTCTTACAAACGTAACAAAGAATGCTCTCCATGCCCGCCGCCGGGGATCTGAAACGGTCTTCAGTGGAAGCGATGGGGCCCCGCACACACACACACACACATTTTTTATCAATGCATGCTCCTCGCATTCCAGTCATGTCCTTTCTCCTCCGCCTAGTCTCACTACCATCCACGCCAATCGCTCCTGACCTTCCACCACAGCAGCAGGACCATGACGACGAAGGAACCGATGCCGATCCCGAGCAGGCAGAGAGATATCACCCCTCACCAACTCCCGCAGGGAAACAGCGCGACACCTTTCGCCGAGCGCCCGACCCCGTTCCTCATCTCCGACAGCTGCTCCTCGAGGGCGAGCGGCTTGACGATTCCGCGCCGCCTTCTCGGACCTCTGCCAGACCGTTCACAAATACCCCTGGTTTGACATGCAGATTCACCAATCCGTGAAGACTGGCTACGTTCAGCCGCCAAAAGGGAGAGGGCGATTCGATGGCGCGGCGCGATCCCCGACGCGTCCTCACCGTTCCATCTCCTCATCGAATCTTGATCCTCCCGCGAGACCGGAACCATGAGGCCTCGAATCCGAACAGACAATCCTCTCGCTCGGGTTCCCTGTCGCCACACGTGGACCTCAGCGCGCACCTGAACAAGCACTTCGTACAGACAAACGTGCTACGTGATCGCGTGGTCCTCTTTTGGAAATCGTCCTGCCTCGTCCTGGGGATGCGAGACGCGCCCGTGGAGACGCGGGACCTCGCTCTCCTTAGTTGGCAAGTGATGCAGAGGAACGTTGCCGCGCCGCACTCGGAGCACTGCCCTTCTCCTTTCAGCTTCCTCCGGCACATGTCCGATGACTCGCAGTAGAGGGGCTTCTTCCTGACCTCACCGCCGCAGTCCGCGCAGGTTCCCAGGTCCACGTCCTCACCCATCGGCGACGCCCTCCCGATGCGGTTCGTTGGCAGAACTCCTGACGCGACCTCGGCGCGGGACCTCTCTCTGAATCTGCTCCAGGACCCGCGTGGCATGCCTATAGTCCAGCCCGCCTGTTCTCCCTCTCAGCCATTCCACGTTGTCCGCCTCGGTGAACCTAGGGCTTCCGTCCTCGCTCAACGCTCCCCTGCCGGATCGTCGGTAGTCCTCAAGGACAGCCTCGAAGGTCTCCTGCGAGATACGGGCCCCTTCGTTGTCCGAGTCCGGACGTGAACGTGTCGGCGTCATCTCCTGGACTCCTGGAGCGTCATGTAGGTCTTGACCTCAGGGTTCAGGATCAGCCTGGTCCGACTGCATCCTGGACACCTGTATTCGTGTCTGCCCCTTTGAATTCTCAAACGAAGGTCCTCGAAGTCTCCGGTCCACCCGCAGACCTCACAGCCGACCTTGCCGACGAGTATCACGACGGACCCACAGCGATGACACTCACAATCGTATCCGTAGAGATCGTCGGAGTATTGCTGCACCGCTCCAACCCTTCCCAAGACCCTTCCGCACTCAGGACAATAACGGGGCGGTTGCAGCGATCCTTTTCCCATCCTCATCTTCCCGTCCTCTGAATCTTTTGTGTGTCTGTGTGCACCCAAGACGGTCATCGCCGCCTGGGACAGACAGAGACACAAACATTCATTTTCGCCAGCCTCGTTCCCTCAGCCCTCTAAGTCCTCGGCATGCCTCCAGTAGATCGTCTTGTGTCTCAACGGTTCGGTCTCGAAGACCTTGTTGTTTCCGTCGCACCAACACTGCGCGGAGTGGATGAGCACGCCGTCGTCGGCCATGATGAAGGCATGCCTCGCCGATTCCCTTCCAGCCCTGAAACCGACCTGGTAGATCGTCGTCCTCTCTGCTCGTTCCTCGGGCGTCCACTGTTCCCGCCAGAGATGCGGCGGCGGGTGCATCGTCGCAAAGACCCGAAGCTTCTCCTTCTCACTCAGCCTGTCCCATTCTTCCTTTCGCATTGTTCTTTCTCCTGCAGCTTATTGAAATGACGCCTGAGGACCCCCACCCCTGCGATCCCCTCGAACCTGTTCAAATCCCTCATCGCCCCGTATGCACTCTCGGGACACCGCCCCGGGTATTGTCTGCATATCTCGGGGCGAATCTCGTAGACCATGCACCGATACATCTTCATCCTCGGGACCTTCCGAAGAAAAGGGCATCTGCCCTCGATAATCTCCCCGGTCTCAGGATGAAACCACAGGTCTCCGCACAGGTCTCCCCACGTGCCCCCCAAATCTCCCTCGTCCTCGAACTCGACGAAATCAAAGACGGGATACGTCCCGAGGTTGGACCGGACCACTATAGAATCCTCCCCAATCGGATCCTCCTCATCGAACCATCTATCAATGTCTGCCTGCTCGTATCCGAGCTCATACACCATGCAGCACCAGCCGCATCGCTTGCACTCGGGGAGCCCATCCCCCTTCATCTGTCGCTCTCCCTCTCAGCTTCCTTCAATCTGACCAGGAGACTGTCAAGCCTGTGCGTGGTTTCCTCTATGGCCTCCTCCGCTTCCGTCATCCGTTCCTGAGCAGACACTATGTCCATCTGAGCCGATGTCAAGGTCTCGGACAGCTGCTGCACTTCCAGGCGCTCCTGTATGATGCTCAGCCCTCTATCCACCACATCGAGGTCCGTCCTCCATTCTTCCTTTCCCATCAAGCTGAACAGGAGAATGTCAAGCCTCTCGGCGATCTCCCACGGTTCCTGCTCAAGTCCATCCCCCATGACACCTTGGATCATG
The sequence above is drawn from the Candidatus Thermoplasmatota archaeon genome and encodes:
- a CDS encoding YkgJ family cysteine cluster protein — encoded protein: MKGDGLPECKRCGWCCMVYELGYEQADIDRWFDEEDPIGEDSIVVRSNLGTYPVFDFVEFEDEGDLGGTWGDLCGDLWFHPETGEIIEGRCPFLRKVPRMKMYRCMVYEIRPEICRQYPGRCPESAYGAMRDLNRFEGIAGVGVLRRHFNKLQEKEQCERKNGTG
- the truA gene encoding tRNA pseudouridine(38-40) synthase TruA gives rise to the protein MRVAIKFAYDGTYFHGYQRQPDVRTVEGELLKALISLGAMDSTEDSLFRSSSRTDSGVSAIGNVLALNTEFRLEELPRALNSKVLDIWVWGYAAVSEGFNPRHAVRRWYRYYFPPRVSPEGLRKASRPFIGQHNFTSFAYRDERSPVRRIDKIEVSGNRSFTTLDIWGESFLRGMVRKVAWVMEHVASGQLTLADVERALQGEGGDFGIAPAEPTVLMDVEYGFDFVVQEREREFSLRLDNRMWKARLSLEVLSLILNRSRGQGIREAG
- a CDS encoding RNA methyltransferase is translated as MPDFEVVLVEPKIPGNIGAVARAMKNFGMEKLVLVNPCEIGEEAVKRAKWGKDVLYSARTVDTLEEALSSADFVIGSSSVDTDSERKFARISADPRESVEKIADLDGAVALLFGREDYGLLKDEIAKCDILVKIPANEEYPVLNISHAVTVILYEIYLSKASKKGTTEASGREKELLFEAFGRLLNTINYPEHKKKRTSVMFRRMMGRAVPSKWEYHALMGVLSRAAKRRE